A genomic segment from Micropterus dolomieu isolate WLL.071019.BEF.003 ecotype Adirondacks unplaced genomic scaffold, ASM2129224v1 contig_13356, whole genome shotgun sequence encodes:
- the ssr1 gene encoding translocon-associated protein subunit alpha, whose translation MFFVSCPSGPEVSAQDLTEDEEAEAVDEDVVDDVTAEDEDDEAEVEDDENAELTEEKDEEEEALVGEVKASPNADTTILFVKGEDFPANNIVKFLLGFTNKGSENFVVESLDASFRYPQDYQFYIQNFTALQLGIVVPAGRQATFEYSFIPAEPMGGRPFGLVINLNYKDGNGNIFQDAVFNQTVTITEREDGLDGETIFLYVFLSGLGLLVVVGLHQLIESRKRRRPAPKVEMGTSSHNDVDLSWIPQETLNQINKASPRRSPRKRNQKRSVGSDE comes from the exons ATGTTCTTCGTTTCTTGTCCATCAGGCCCAGAGGTGAGCGCCCAGGATCTGACTGAGGATGAGGAGGCTGAGGCTGTGGATGAAGATGTCGTGGATGATGTGACGGCAGAGGACGAGGACGACGAGGCGGAAGTAGAAGATGACGAGAATGCGGAGCTG acggaagaaaaagatgaagaagaagaagctttgGTTGGAGAGGTGAAGGCTTCCCCCAACGCTGACACCACCATCCTGTTTGTCAAAGGAGAAG ACTTCCCTGCAAACAACATCGTCAAGTTCCTGCTCGGCTTCACCAACAAGGGATCCGAGAACTTCGTTGTGGAGTCTCTGGACGCCTCTTTCCGTTACCCACAG GATTACCAGTTCTACATCCAGAACTTCACCGCTCTCCAGCTCGGCATTGTGGTTCCTGCCGGCAGACAGGCCACCTTTGAGTACTCCTTCATCCCAGCAGAGCCAATGGGAGGGCGGCCGTTCGGACTCGTCATCAACCTCAACTATAAGGACGGCAAT GGAAACATTTTCCAGGATGCCGTGTTCAACCAGACGGTCACCATCACTGAGAGAGAGGATGGACTCGATGGAGAGAC gaTCTTCTTGTACGTCTTCCTGTCAGGCCTCGGGCTGCTGGTCGTCGTGGGCCTTCACCAACTGATTGAGTCCAGAAAg AGGAGGCGTCCAGCTCCAAAGGTGGAAATGGGAACTTCGAGCCACAACGACGTCGACCTGAGCTGGATCCCTCAGGAAACGCTCAACCAGATCA ACAAAGCGTCTCCCAGAAGATCTCCTCGCAAAAGGAATCAGAAGCGCTCGGTCGGCTCAGATGAGTGA